One genomic region from Cucumis melo cultivar AY chromosome 9, USDA_Cmelo_AY_1.0, whole genome shotgun sequence encodes:
- the LOC103482552 gene encoding uncharacterized protein LOC103482552: MNQAVVSASYPTYITIPHYHHKNFKTSKSSKVLNASTLHSLFMHSRRPPICCTQTNPWEPAPVTFAHNNKEDETFLKKTDNIFESLNADRTTEVSEVETKELVEASNQPELVHLQIFKWPMWLLGPSLLLTTGMAPTLWLPMSSVFLGPNVASLLSLIGLDCIYNLGAMLFLLMADACARPKEPIKPMSSEAPFSYQFWNILANVVGFMIPLVMFYGSESGLVQPHLPFIPLAVLLGPYILLLSVQILTEMLIWHWRSPVWLVTPIVYEGYRVLQLMRGLKLGAELSAPAWMMHTMRGLVCWWVLILGIQLMRVAWFAGIAASLSHKQEIVTNGS; encoded by the coding sequence ATGAATCAAGCTGTGGTATCAGCATCATATCCTACATATATTACCATACCCCACTACCACCATAAAAACTTCAAGACATCCAAGTCCTCAAAGGTGCTCAATGCATCAACTCTCCATTCGCTTTTTATGCATTCTAGACGTCCTCCAATTTGTTGCACACAGACAAATCCTTGGGAACCTGCACCTGTCACATTTGCTCACAACAATAAAGAGGATGAGACCTTCTTGAAGAAAACCGACAATATTTTTGAAAGTCTAAATGCTGATAGAACAACTGAAGTTTCGGAAGTAGAGACTAAAGAACTTGTGGAGGCAAGTAATCAACCAGAGTTGGTGCATTTGCAGATTTTCAAATGGCCAATGTGGCTTTTGGGGCCTTCTCTTCTCTTAACAACAGGGATGGCCCCAACATTGTGGCTTCCTATGTCATCTGTATTTCTCGGTCCCAATGTAGCCAGCCTTCTCTCTTTGATTGGACTTGACTGCATCTATAACCTTGGTGCTATGCTTTTTCTTCTCATGGCTGATGCTTGTGCACGGCCTAAAGAACCAATAAAACCCATGAGCAGTGAGGCTCCTTTCAGTTACCAATTCTGGAACATACTTGCTAATGTGGTTGGATTTATGATCCCTTTAGTGATGTTTTATGGATCTGAAAGTGGGTTGGTTCAACCCCATCTGCCTTTCATCCCCTTAGCAGTTCTATTGGGTCCCTATATTCTGCTCCTTTCAGTACAGATTTTGACCGAAATGCTGATATGGCACTGGCGATCCCCTGTGTGGCTGGTTACTCCAATTGTATACGAAGGTTATCGAGTTTTGCAGCTGATGAGAGGGTTGAAACTTGGGGCTGAGCTCAGTGCACCGGCCTGGATGATGCACACAATGAGAGGATTGGTTTGCTGGTGGGTGCTCATACTTGGTATTCAGCTCATGAGAGTAGCTTGGTTTGCGGGTATAGCTGCCTCCCTATCTCATAAGCAGGAAATTGTCACTAATGGTTCGTGA